The genomic window AGCCCGCCGATGGTGGGCAGGGCATCGACGCGATGCTGAACGTCGGGCTGAACGTGCAGATCGTGCTCGGGCAGACCCGCATGCCGATCGCGCAGCTGCTTAAGCTCAGCCGGGGCTCGATCATCGAACTGGACAAGAGCATCGGCCAACCGGTGGAGGTGATGATCAACGAGCGGCTGGTGGCCCGCGGCGATCTCGTGCGCCTGCCCGACGAACGGCTCGGCGTCTCGCTCATCGAGATCGTCAAGGACTACGTCTCCGAAGAATGAGCCTCCGGTCCGGCCAGTGGGGAGTTGCACTCACCTGCCTGCTTCTGGCGGCGGGGGGGCTGCTTGTGGCCGCGGGCCCGGCCCATGCGCAGGCGGCCGGCTCTGACCTTCTGGGCGCGATCGGCGACGCGTTGAGTTCCGCCCCCGCCGGATCGGACGAGCGTGCCTCGCTTTCGGGGCGCATCCTTCAGCTCATCGCGGCGATGACGGTGCTGTCGCTGGCCCCGGGACTGCTCGTCATCATGACCAGCTTCACCCGCTTCGTGATCGTCTTCTCGATGCTGCGATCGGCGCTGGGGCTCAACCAGACGCCGCCCAACATGGTGCTGACCTCCATGGCGCTGTTCATGACCTTCTTCGTCATGCAACCAGTGTTCGAGGACGCCTGGGAGGGCGGCGTGCAGCCGCTGATGGAGAACTCGATCACCGAGGAACAGGCGCTCGCGCGCATCGGACAGCCGTTCAAGAGCTTCATGTATGCCAACACCCGGGAAAAGGACCTGAGCCTGTTCCACGACATCGCCGCGCGCAGCGACGCCGGCGGCGCCGAGGTCGAGCCCGGCCCCCTGCCCGCCTCCGCCGAGGCCGTGGGCTGGCGCGAGCTGGTTCCGGCGTTCATGATCTCGGAGCTGCGCAGGGCCTTCTCGATCGGCTTCCTGATCTACCTGCCCTTCCTGGTGATCGACCTGATCGTCGCCTCGGTGCTGATGAGCGCGGGCATGATGATGCTGCCGCCGGTGCTGATCTCGCTGCCGTTCAAGGTCATCTTCTTCGTGCTGATCGACGGCTGGTACATGCTCGCCGGGAGCCTGATGGAAAGTTATCTGCCGCTCTCGGGAGCGGGCTGAAAGACATGATTGGAGCCGCCAGATGGCTGTAGCGAACGTTCAACGCACCACGACGAGCGATCCCGCCCCGCAGGCGCCGCGGCGCAAGCTCACCGGCCCGCAGAAAGCGGCGATCCTGTTTCTCTGCCTTGGCGAGAAGCGCGGCTCGGCGCTGATGCAGAAGCTCGACGACGACGAGATCCAGCGCGTCACCCGCGCCATGTCGGGCCTTGGCTCGATTGCGGCGCAGACGGTCGAGCAGGTGCTGGCGGATTTCGTCGAGGACATGACGAACGGCGGCGGCGTCGTCGGCTCCTTCGCGGTGGCCGAGAACCTGCTGCGCTCGCTGCTGCCCGGCGAGCAGGTCGAGGCCATCCTCAAGGACATCCGCGGCCCGCTGAAGGAGCGCGACCTCTGGGCCCGGTTCAGCGGCCTCTCGGAGAACGTCATCGCCAACTACCTCAAGGGCGAGCACGAGCAGACCATCGCGGCGATCCTCACCAACGTGAAGACAGATGTGGTCGCCAAGGTGCTGCCGCTCTTGGGGCCGGAGAAGATGAACAGCGTCGTCGAGCGGATGATCCGCATGGAGGCCGTGCCGCACCACATGATGCGGCAGATCGAGGAATCGCTGCAGAGCGACATCATCAATGCCGGCGCGCAGCCCACCGCCGCCGAGCAGCACCAGCGCATGGCGGATCTGTTCAACAAACTCGACCGCAGCGCCTTCGACGCCATGGCCCCCATTCTCGAGACCACGATCCCCGACGCATTCGCCTCGATCAAGGCGAAGATGTTCACCTTCGAGGACCTCGTGCGGCTCGAGCCGATGGACCTTGCGCGGATCATGCGCGGCGTGCCCGGCAACACGCTGCCCACCGCCCTGCGCGGCGCCAGCCAGGACGCGCGCGACGCCTTCCTCAACGCGCTGCCTGGTCGTTCGCGCGACATGCTGATCGAGGAGATGGAGAGCATGGGCCCCGTCCGCCGCCGCGACGTGAGCGCGGCGCAGGCGCTGATGCTCGACTACGCGCGCACGCTTGCCGATCAGGACCAGATCACCCTGCCGCTCGGCGACGACGACGACGAGATGTATTGACGACGGGAAGTCCGGGGTTCAGCGCGTCCTGTACCCGCTGAAGCCCTGGATCGCCTGGATATCGATGGTCACCGGCACGAAGCTGCCGGAGGAGCCGCTGGCGGCGCTGTTCATCAGCTGAATCGCGGCATTCGTGGAGCTGAAATCCGCAGTCGCATCGGTGATCGCGACGTATTTCTGCACAAGGCTTTCGACATACTCCGGATCACCCAGGCGGCCGATCTCGATGCGGCTGGCAATGAGCTGGGCCTGCTTGTCGATGTCCCCGCCCGCGATGGCATCGGGCAGCCCGAGCGCGGTGCGGGCGAACTCCGCAAGATCGCGATCCTTGAGCAGATCGAACACCGTCCTGACCTCGGCGGCCTTGCGGCGGAACTCGAGCACGGTGCCGAGCGCCTCGTTGTCCTCGGACTTGGCGTTGACGTAGGTGGTGTCGACATAGGCCGCCACGATCTTCGCCTTCCAGTCGTCGTCCGACGTATTGGAATTCGCCTTGCCGCCGTCGCTGAAACCCATGGCGTTGTAGAGGGTTTCGAAGCGGTCGTCGGTCAGCCGGTTGACCAGGGCGCCGCGGTCGTTGATGTCGCTCTGCAAGACCTTCTTCATCATGGCCTTGCCGAAGATCTGGTCCTCGAGGTCGTAGGCCTTCATCACGAAGCTGTAGAGCTGGTAGTCGCCGACGAGGTCGTCGACGCTCTCGACCTTCTCGATGTTCTCCATGAAGTAGTCGATGGCGCGCTTGTGCTCCGCCTCGTCCGGGATCATCG from Alloyangia pacifica includes these protein-coding regions:
- a CDS encoding flagellar motor switch protein FliG; the protein is MAVANVQRTTTSDPAPQAPRRKLTGPQKAAILFLCLGEKRGSALMQKLDDDEIQRVTRAMSGLGSIAAQTVEQVLADFVEDMTNGGGVVGSFAVAENLLRSLLPGEQVEAILKDIRGPLKERDLWARFSGLSENVIANYLKGEHEQTIAAILTNVKTDVVAKVLPLLGPEKMNSVVERMIRMEAVPHHMMRQIEESLQSDIINAGAQPTAAEQHQRMADLFNKLDRSAFDAMAPILETTIPDAFASIKAKMFTFEDLVRLEPMDLARIMRGVPGNTLPTALRGASQDARDAFLNALPGRSRDMLIEEMESMGPVRRRDVSAAQALMLDYARTLADQDQITLPLGDDDDEMY
- the fliP gene encoding flagellar type III secretion system pore protein FliP (The bacterial flagellar biogenesis protein FliP forms a type III secretion system (T3SS)-type pore required for flagellar assembly.); this translates as MSLRSGQWGVALTCLLLAAGGLLVAAGPAHAQAAGSDLLGAIGDALSSAPAGSDERASLSGRILQLIAAMTVLSLAPGLLVIMTSFTRFVIVFSMLRSALGLNQTPPNMVLTSMALFMTFFVMQPVFEDAWEGGVQPLMENSITEEQALARIGQPFKSFMYANTREKDLSLFHDIAARSDAGGAEVEPGPLPASAEAVGWRELVPAFMISELRRAFSIGFLIYLPFLVIDLIVASVLMSAGMMMLPPVLISLPFKVIFFVLIDGWYMLAGSLMESYLPLSGAG
- a CDS encoding FliM/FliN family flagellar motor switch protein; the encoded protein is MTDEAQTAQTAKAEPGGAAAPKPADGGQGIDAMLNVGLNVQIVLGQTRMPIAQLLKLSRGSIIELDKSIGQPVEVMINERLVARGDLVRLPDERLGVSLIEIVKDYVSEE
- a CDS encoding DUF1217 domain-containing protein, with product MISVAGLSTGLALRIVDATADKEHAMIPDEAEHKRAIDYFMENIEKVESVDDLVGDYQLYSFVMKAYDLEDQIFGKAMMKKVLQSDINDRGALVNRLTDDRFETLYNAMGFSDGGKANSNTSDDDWKAKIVAAYVDTTYVNAKSEDNEALGTVLEFRRKAAEVRTVFDLLKDRDLAEFARTALGLPDAIAGGDIDKQAQLIASRIEIGRLGDPEYVESLVQKYVAITDATADFSSTNAAIQLMNSAASGSSGSFVPVTIDIQAIQGFSGYRTR